From the genome of Bosea sp. Tri-49, one region includes:
- a CDS encoding thiolase family protein, with protein sequence MSDGNDVIVTAFARTPFGRFGGALADIFAPRLAAIAIDAVLDRTELEPMSIEALYMGVGMIASAAFTPARQAVLLSRLRQETPSLAIDRACCSGMSAIGLGWRDIRLGFADAVICGGVDNLSQTPLLWPRRRNKPLGAVTAEDPLLLRSPTVDAAIAAYTSREALSHGIDRAAQDDWAAGSHERYFAAEASGYFEAERIPLDLPGKSGNERIASDESPRRDSSREKLATLRTVYDSETITAGNAPGLNDGAAFLLLVSRRLADARGLPILAEITHYGQVADGPTSGSYTPAISIARLLAKAERPVTDLDLIEINEAFAATPLVSTLRLADGDVGAAEKLRARTNRHGGAVALGHPLGASGARLAMTLVNGLTRRGGGRGAAAICGGYGQGDALLIEVGA encoded by the coding sequence ATGTCTGACGGCAACGACGTCATCGTCACCGCCTTCGCGCGCACCCCGTTCGGCCGCTTCGGCGGCGCCCTCGCCGACATCTTCGCACCACGCCTCGCCGCCATCGCCATCGATGCGGTGCTCGACCGGACCGAGCTCGAGCCAATGTCAATCGAAGCACTCTATATGGGCGTCGGCATGATCGCCTCGGCCGCCTTCACCCCTGCGCGGCAGGCGGTGCTGCTGTCGCGGCTGCGGCAGGAGACGCCTTCGCTCGCCATCGACCGCGCCTGCTGCTCCGGCATGAGCGCGATCGGCCTCGGCTGGCGCGACATCCGCCTCGGCTTCGCCGATGCCGTGATCTGCGGCGGGGTCGACAATCTCAGCCAGACGCCGCTGCTCTGGCCGCGCCGGCGTAACAAGCCGCTCGGCGCCGTCACGGCCGAGGATCCGCTGCTGTTGCGCTCGCCGACGGTCGACGCTGCGATCGCGGCCTATACCTCGCGCGAAGCACTCAGCCACGGCATCGACCGCGCAGCGCAGGACGACTGGGCAGCCGGCAGCCATGAGCGCTATTTCGCAGCGGAAGCCTCCGGCTATTTCGAGGCCGAACGCATCCCGCTCGACCTGCCCGGCAAGAGCGGCAATGAGCGCATCGCCTCGGATGAATCCCCGCGCCGCGACAGCTCGCGCGAGAAGCTCGCGACCTTGCGGACGGTCTATGACAGCGAGACCATCACCGCCGGTAACGCCCCCGGGCTGAATGACGGAGCCGCCTTCCTGCTGCTGGTCTCGCGCCGGCTTGCCGACGCGCGCGGTTTGCCGATCCTCGCCGAGATCACCCATTACGGCCAGGTTGCGGACGGGCCGACCTCGGGCTCCTATACGCCGGCGATCAGCATTGCCCGGCTGCTCGCCAAGGCCGAGCGCCCGGTCACCGATCTCGACCTGATCGAGATCAACGAGGCCTTCGCCGCGACGCCGCTGGTCAGCACGCTGCGCCTCGCCGATGGCGATGTTGGAGCGGCTGAGAAATTGCGCGCCCGGACCAATCGCCATGGCGGCGCCGTGGCGCTCGGCCATCCGCTCGGCGCGAGCGGCGCGAGACTCGCCATGACGCTGGTCAACGGCCTGACGCGGCGCGGCGGCGGGCGCGGCGCCGCCGCCATCTGCGGCGGCTACGGCCAGGGCGACGCCCTGCTGATCGAGGTCGGTGCATGA
- the meaB gene encoding methylmalonyl Co-A mutase-associated GTPase MeaB: MSGAGALDGRTVRRLSRAISTVEDRADGYEEVLSGAYRAPAKASVIGVTGPPGAGKSTLVDALTAHWAGAGERIAVLAVDPSSPFSGGAVLGDRVRMDRSSDLPGVYLRSISARGEGGGLSAAVCDIVALLDEAGFDRVMIETVGAGQADIAVADAADCTLVVFVPGLGDDIQAAKAGLMEVGDVYAVNKGDLPGAKATAAEINGAIGVAYAGAPGINLANPAVTTAQPNCSPGRLAVLRRHGDPASDGTLWRPPVQLVSARSGEGVPDLAEAVDAFLGWCSESGRLAQRRHSRIRAQMLRTLGSALIEPYLRGAGHAAEALAGSIERVLASDTSPTEAVAELVRGASC; the protein is encoded by the coding sequence ATGAGCGGCGCAGGAGCGCTCGACGGCCGGACGGTCCGCCGGCTGTCGCGTGCGATCAGCACGGTCGAGGATCGTGCTGATGGCTACGAGGAGGTCCTCTCGGGTGCCTACCGAGCTCCGGCGAAGGCTAGTGTAATCGGCGTGACCGGTCCGCCAGGCGCCGGCAAGTCGACCCTGGTCGACGCGCTGACCGCCCATTGGGCCGGTGCCGGCGAGCGCATCGCGGTGCTCGCGGTCGATCCGTCCAGCCCGTTCTCCGGCGGCGCCGTGCTCGGCGATCGCGTCCGCATGGACCGCAGCTCCGACCTGCCCGGCGTCTATCTGCGCAGCATCTCGGCGCGCGGCGAAGGCGGCGGCCTCAGCGCGGCGGTCTGCGATATCGTCGCGCTGCTCGACGAGGCCGGGTTCGACCGCGTCATGATCGAGACGGTCGGCGCTGGCCAGGCCGACATCGCCGTGGCGGACGCCGCCGACTGCACGCTCGTCGTCTTCGTGCCGGGCCTGGGCGACGACATCCAGGCGGCCAAGGCCGGGCTGATGGAGGTCGGCGACGTCTACGCCGTCAACAAGGGCGACCTGCCCGGCGCCAAGGCGACCGCCGCCGAGATCAACGGCGCGATCGGCGTGGCCTATGCCGGCGCGCCCGGCATCAACCTGGCCAACCCGGCCGTGACGACGGCACAGCCGAACTGCTCGCCCGGCCGCCTCGCCGTGCTGCGGCGCCATGGCGATCCGGCCAGTGACGGCACGCTCTGGCGCCCTCCCGTTCAATTGGTCAGCGCTCGCAGCGGCGAGGGTGTCCCCGATCTCGCTGAGGCGGTCGACGCCTTCCTTGGCTGGTGCAGCGAAAGCGGACGACTCGCGCAGCGCCGGCACAGTCGTATCCGGGCGCAGATGCTGCGGACCCTCGGCTCGGCGCTGATCGAGCCCTATCTGCGAGGCGCCGGGCACGCCGCGGAGGCGCTTGCCGGCAGCATCGAGCGCGTCCTCGCCAGCGATACGAGCCCAACCGAGGCAGTGGCCGAGCTAGTCAGGGGCGCATCGTGCTGA
- a CDS encoding Lrp/AsnC family transcriptional regulator — MAALDEIDVGIINLLHKDARAPAKSIAEALEIPESTIRNRMARLVESGVIEFVALSNPLQLGHSVWVMMEIEVETRRIRQAARELSAIPEMYFVYITTGGFDIFAGATFSDNTELVDFVTNRLSQVEGIVRVNTRTILEVHKRAFKFMPKPSVMRPSKSAREQVAKVEPAPKKTTKTR; from the coding sequence GTGGCGGCTCTGGACGAAATCGACGTCGGCATCATCAACCTCCTGCACAAGGATGCCCGCGCTCCCGCCAAGTCCATCGCCGAGGCGCTCGAAATCCCCGAGTCGACCATCCGCAACCGCATGGCGCGTCTGGTCGAGTCCGGGGTGATCGAGTTCGTCGCCCTCTCCAACCCGCTGCAACTCGGCCATTCGGTCTGGGTGATGATGGAGATCGAGGTCGAGACACGCCGGATCAGGCAGGCCGCGCGCGAATTGTCTGCGATCCCGGAGATGTATTTCGTCTACATCACCACCGGCGGCTTCGACATCTTCGCCGGCGCGACCTTCTCCGACAACACCGAGCTCGTCGACTTCGTCACCAACCGGCTGTCGCAGGTCGAGGGCATCGTGCGCGTCAACACCCGCACCATCCTCGAGGTGCACAAGCGGGCCTTCAAGTTTATGCCGAAGCCTTCGGTGATGCGTCCGAGCAAATCCGCCCGCGAGCAGGTCGCGAAGGTCGAACCGGCGCCGAAGAAGACGACCAAGACGCGCTGA
- a CDS encoding N,N-dimethylformamidase beta subunit family domain-containing protein, which translates to MYEIDPSRLDLAHEFRRRPLGHHSPELQAVLDRMRSAPIEGKHCLIVETPRARWLLARMTGNPLRPVPVPDVVFTDLAEAEWTVFKLRWHAMTGHDLATTLGELAIPEPPVDGPPLIVPDPARAILAYADRISAAPGDSIAFKVSTPGIAGYRADIVRLRAPQTGRGGEGYRETEIASPASGDYPGGEQKLRLGSYIELPSLPVPLESFSLQVLAWPTLIGKQPRALLGAWSQRSKRGFGLYLDADGALALRLGDGTDVVDISTGIAVAERRWHLFSASFDAASRRIELSQCPLEDHSVHTGRAASVTRDIAILPAAPDTPLLIAAWSDASADGMAPGAHYNGKLEAPRLFAQALSREQLDQPITVEKAGKALLAAWDFSQEIGSDRIIDRGPHQLHGRTVNLPTRAVTGHNWDAAEMDWKRAPQQYGAIHFHDDDIDDARWQTSFVFMVPEDCQSGIYAARLRGEGAETHVPFFVRPPRGRRTAKVAYLAPTATYTIYANNKARFLASGTEMLRGHLLDFDVTDMQLLHHPIGLSTYCVHNDGSGVCYGTRLRPMTNFRPKGRLWNFSSDLFVVDWLEGIGCDYDVVTDDDLHREGAGLLDGYRAVLTGSHPEYVSLEMMNALEGYLKGGGRLMYLGGNGFYWRVAYHPHSDGIIEVRRAEDGTRAWHAAPGEYYMSFTGEYGGLWSRQGRSPNTLAGVGFIAQGFDASSYYRRRPESRDPRAAFIFAGIEDEILGDFGHLGGGAAGDEIDACDVSAGSPPHTLVLASSENHTNAFHMANDAVLVPNGATNALQSARIRADMVFFECPSGGAVFSTGSIAYVGSLAHNGYDNNISRLTRNVLERFLDPTPFAMPGKGG; encoded by the coding sequence ATGTACGAGATCGATCCCTCGCGCCTGGACCTGGCGCATGAGTTCCGGCGCCGCCCGCTCGGCCATCACAGCCCCGAACTCCAGGCGGTGCTCGACCGGATGCGGAGCGCGCCGATCGAGGGCAAGCACTGCCTGATCGTCGAGACCCCTAGGGCGCGCTGGCTGCTGGCGCGGATGACCGGCAATCCCTTGCGGCCCGTGCCCGTGCCCGACGTCGTCTTCACCGATCTCGCCGAGGCCGAATGGACGGTCTTCAAGCTGCGCTGGCACGCCATGACCGGCCACGATCTGGCCACCACCCTGGGCGAGCTCGCCATTCCGGAGCCGCCGGTCGACGGGCCACCGCTCATCGTGCCTGATCCGGCCAGGGCGATCCTCGCCTATGCCGACCGGATCAGCGCCGCGCCGGGCGACAGCATCGCCTTCAAGGTGAGCACGCCGGGGATCGCCGGCTATCGCGCCGATATCGTCCGCCTGCGCGCACCGCAGACCGGCCGGGGCGGGGAGGGTTATCGCGAGACGGAGATAGCCTCGCCCGCGAGCGGCGATTATCCCGGCGGCGAGCAGAAACTGCGACTCGGCTCGTACATCGAATTGCCGTCGCTGCCCGTGCCGCTGGAGAGCTTCAGCCTGCAGGTCCTGGCCTGGCCCACCCTGATCGGCAAGCAGCCGCGGGCGCTGCTCGGCGCCTGGTCGCAGCGCTCGAAGCGCGGCTTCGGGCTCTATCTCGATGCAGATGGCGCATTGGCGCTGCGGCTTGGCGATGGCACTGATGTCGTCGATATCTCGACCGGGATCGCCGTGGCGGAACGGCGCTGGCATCTGTTCTCGGCGAGTTTCGACGCCGCCTCGCGTCGGATCGAGCTATCACAATGCCCGCTGGAGGATCACAGCGTCCATACCGGCCGGGCGGCTTCAGTCACGCGCGACATCGCGATCCTGCCGGCGGCTCCGGATACGCCGCTGCTGATCGCAGCCTGGTCTGATGCGAGCGCCGACGGAATGGCGCCTGGCGCCCATTACAACGGCAAGCTGGAGGCGCCGCGCCTGTTCGCGCAGGCGCTTTCGCGGGAACAGCTCGACCAGCCGATCACGGTCGAAAAGGCTGGCAAAGCGCTGCTCGCTGCCTGGGACTTCTCGCAGGAGATCGGCTCCGACCGCATCATCGATCGCGGGCCACACCAGTTGCACGGCCGGACGGTCAACCTGCCGACCCGTGCCGTGACCGGCCATAACTGGGACGCGGCCGAGATGGACTGGAAGCGGGCGCCGCAGCAATACGGCGCGATCCATTTTCATGACGACGACATCGACGATGCCCGCTGGCAGACGAGCTTTGTCTTCATGGTCCCTGAGGACTGCCAGAGCGGCATCTATGCCGCGCGCCTGCGCGGCGAGGGCGCAGAAACCCATGTCCCGTTCTTCGTGCGGCCGCCACGCGGAAGGCGCACCGCCAAGGTCGCCTATCTCGCGCCGACCGCGACCTATACGATCTACGCCAACAACAAGGCGCGCTTCCTCGCGTCCGGCACTGAGATGCTGCGTGGGCATCTGCTCGACTTCGACGTCACCGATATGCAGCTGCTGCACCATCCGATCGGCCTGTCGACCTATTGCGTGCACAATGACGGCAGTGGCGTCTGCTACGGCACGCGCCTGCGGCCGATGACCAACTTCCGGCCGAAGGGGAGGCTCTGGAATTTCTCCAGCGATCTCTTCGTCGTCGATTGGCTGGAGGGGATCGGCTGCGACTACGACGTCGTCACCGACGACGATCTGCACCGCGAGGGCGCGGGCCTGCTCGATGGCTACCGGGCCGTGCTGACCGGATCGCACCCCGAATATGTCTCGCTGGAGATGATGAACGCGCTGGAGGGCTATCTGAAGGGCGGCGGCCGTCTGATGTATCTCGGCGGCAACGGCTTCTACTGGCGCGTCGCTTATCACCCGCACTCGGATGGGATCATCGAGGTGCGGCGGGCCGAGGATGGCACCCGCGCCTGGCATGCGGCGCCCGGCGAATACTATATGAGCTTCACCGGCGAATATGGCGGGCTCTGGAGCCGCCAGGGCCGCTCGCCGAACACGCTGGCCGGCGTCGGCTTCATCGCCCAGGGCTTCGACGCCTCGTCCTATTACCGCCGGCGCCCCGAGAGCCGCGATCCGCGCGCCGCCTTCATCTTCGCCGGCATCGAGGACGAGATCCTCGGTGATTTCGGCCATCTCGGCGGCGGTGCCGCCGGCGACGAGATCGATGCCTGCGACGTCAGCGCCGGCTCGCCGCCGCATACGCTGGTCCTGGCCTCCTCCGAGAACCACACCAACGCCTTTCACATGGCGAACGATGCGGTGCTCGTTCCGAACGGCGCGACCAACGCCTTGCAGAGCGCCCGCATCCGCGCCGACATGGTGTTCTTCGAATGCCCCTCCGGCGGTGCCGTGTTCTCGACCGGCTCGATCGCCTATGTCGGCAGCCTCGCGCACAACGGCTACGACAACAACATCTCGCGGCTGACCCGGAACGTGCTGGAGCGCTTCTTGGATCCCACCCCGTTCGCCATGCCTGGCAAGGGCGGATGA
- a CDS encoding ABC transporter substrate-binding protein produces the protein METLSRTGSINRRQLMAGAGALSAATLSGAGRFGAAQAAAPINFVGWTFRPDMVQGYVDFYNKTYGETVSYSTLPWPQFHQTLESRAFAGDIVDVMYCFHTFRERWAQTGLIRALDDLPGADELKRAMMPANLESLLSKEGKLIALPYFVNLYILMHNEPMLQQGGFDKPAASFDELVEQCVKLKKDKIAEYPYLPNWNPTITGTTPQFLTDCFAEGATVFDAKNKLVIDQDPAVAQVLERWKKVYALGLVTPEIFTKPSSTDVHRMMFTGRYAYHSNISNYLQTIASDTKESLLAPKKAKMTPYPGKVGSTYMWTDSYVLNANTKSIESAWKLMQFVGGNLHKDWYVQQQWAIGSGLDNVYPDLYKEPAVVASYANWVDLPTLRAQYDKGKVSGAFKEQWYPEYDARSVTILHDMIRKNLSVAETIKALVALHKSLA, from the coding sequence ATGGAGACGCTCAGCAGGACGGGTTCGATCAACCGGCGGCAGCTCATGGCGGGAGCGGGCGCCCTTTCGGCAGCGACATTGTCAGGGGCCGGCCGCTTCGGCGCCGCACAGGCGGCAGCGCCGATCAACTTCGTTGGCTGGACCTTCCGGCCGGACATGGTCCAGGGCTATGTCGATTTCTACAACAAGACCTATGGCGAGACGGTCAGCTACTCAACGCTGCCCTGGCCGCAATTCCACCAGACGCTGGAATCACGCGCTTTCGCCGGCGACATTGTCGACGTGATGTACTGCTTCCACACCTTCCGGGAGCGCTGGGCGCAGACGGGGCTGATCCGCGCGCTCGACGATCTGCCGGGGGCCGACGAGCTGAAGCGGGCGATGATGCCGGCCAATCTCGAAAGCCTGTTGAGCAAGGAGGGCAAGCTCATCGCGCTGCCCTATTTCGTCAACCTCTACATCCTGATGCACAACGAGCCGATGCTGCAGCAGGGCGGCTTCGACAAGCCGGCGGCGAGCTTCGACGAGCTGGTCGAGCAATGCGTCAAGCTGAAGAAGGACAAGATCGCCGAGTATCCCTACCTGCCGAACTGGAATCCGACGATCACCGGTACGACGCCGCAGTTCCTGACCGACTGCTTCGCCGAGGGCGCGACCGTCTTCGACGCCAAGAACAAGCTGGTGATCGATCAGGATCCGGCGGTGGCCCAGGTGCTGGAGCGCTGGAAGAAGGTCTATGCGCTCGGCCTGGTCACGCCCGAGATCTTCACCAAGCCGTCCTCGACCGACGTGCACCGGATGATGTTCACCGGGCGCTACGCCTATCACAGCAACATCTCGAACTATCTGCAGACGATCGCCAGCGACACCAAGGAATCCCTGCTCGCGCCGAAGAAGGCGAAGATGACGCCTTATCCGGGCAAGGTCGGCAGCACGTATATGTGGACCGATTCCTACGTGCTCAACGCCAACACCAAGTCGATCGAGAGCGCCTGGAAGCTGATGCAGTTCGTCGGCGGCAACCTGCACAAGGATTGGTATGTGCAGCAGCAATGGGCGATCGGCTCGGGCCTCGATAACGTCTACCCCGACCTCTACAAGGAGCCGGCCGTCGTCGCCTCCTATGCCAACTGGGTCGACCTGCCGACGCTGCGGGCCCAGTACGACAAGGGCAAGGTCAGCGGCGCCTTCAAGGAGCAATGGTATCCGGAATACGACGCCCGCTCGGTGACGATCCTGCACGACATGATCCGCAAGAACCTGTCGGTCGCGGAGACGATCAAGGCGCTCGTCGCCCTGCACAAATCGCTGGCCTGA
- a CDS encoding carbohydrate ABC transporter permease: MTALDPGRPDDLALQPEASASGPARTRWFARKNRQAVQSEGWFAAALVSPALLVILLIVFLPLVYSVWLSFAEVDLLRPGGTAITIFGMRLPLYRFTGLANYSKVLSDPLYWQALLRTVYFVALFVIEAVVIGFAMALVLNAHFAGRGLMRAMLLVPWSMSRIAVGILWLGMLDADFGAINGILYRLGLIDHYLSFFSDGFTALNVLIVVYVWNQAPFATILFLAGLQSIPQDLYHAASVDGAGFWRKLWHITLPSLRPMMFLVLVLATVNGFLMLDLIYVMTSGGPGNDTTTVTWLGYRTAFSFFKFGPGTAILFTLTLICVALTVIYHRLILSRFQSE, translated from the coding sequence ATGACCGCCCTCGATCCCGGCCGGCCTGATGATCTCGCGCTCCAGCCGGAGGCTTCGGCCTCCGGCCCGGCGCGAACCCGCTGGTTCGCGCGCAAGAACCGGCAAGCCGTCCAGTCCGAGGGCTGGTTCGCGGCGGCGCTGGTCTCGCCGGCGCTGCTGGTGATCCTGCTGATCGTCTTCCTGCCGCTGGTCTATTCGGTCTGGCTGAGCTTCGCCGAGGTCGACCTGCTGCGGCCGGGCGGCACGGCGATCACCATCTTCGGCATGCGGCTGCCGCTCTACCGTTTCACCGGGCTCGCCAATTACAGCAAGGTCCTGTCCGACCCGCTCTACTGGCAAGCGCTGCTGCGCACCGTCTATTTCGTCGCGCTGTTTGTGATCGAGGCGGTGGTGATCGGCTTTGCCATGGCGCTGGTGCTCAACGCCCATTTCGCCGGGCGCGGGCTGATGCGGGCGATGCTGCTGGTACCATGGTCGATGTCGCGCATCGCCGTCGGCATCCTCTGGCTCGGCATGCTCGACGCCGATTTCGGCGCGATCAACGGCATCCTCTACCGGCTCGGCCTGATCGACCATTACCTCTCCTTCTTCAGCGACGGCTTCACCGCGCTCAACGTGCTGATCGTCGTCTATGTCTGGAACCAGGCGCCGTTCGCGACGATCCTGTTCCTCGCCGGGCTGCAATCGATCCCGCAGGATCTCTACCACGCGGCCTCGGTCGACGGCGCCGGCTTCTGGCGCAAGCTCTGGCACATCACCCTGCCCTCACTGCGGCCGATGATGTTCCTCGTGCTGGTGCTGGCGACCGTCAACGGCTTCCTGATGCTCGACCTCATCTATGTGATGACCTCGGGCGGCCCCGGCAACGACACAACGACAGTGACCTGGCTCGGCTACCGCACCGCCTTCAGCTTCTTCAAGTTCGGCCCAGGCACGGCGATCCTGTTCACCTTGACGCTGATCTGCGTCGCGCTGACCGTGATCTATCACCGCCTCATCCTCTCGAGATTCCAGAGCGAGTAG
- a CDS encoding carbohydrate ABC transporter permease, which translates to MPTVIARNHSKLWPVLGLYGLVALVALWLIGPFLWLFISSISEQRDLLARPMPLFPPNPSFANYAKIFGLVEFHAQHQSAQILPSLGNSVVVTLIVTALNIVLGSGAGYAYARFQHPVMKITLYAILFTRMLPVVVLMPALFLIMRQLGLQNTLSGLVLAYCSFTFPFTIWILKSYFETIPRELEESALVDGCSRLQAFVKVILPISGPGLVAAGAFTFVLCWNEFLVAQVLNSKPGTTTLPPTVAGMLGQANIDYSVIAASGFLSAIPAVILALVFQRYMVQGLTAGSVKG; encoded by the coding sequence ATGCCGACCGTCATCGCGCGCAACCACAGCAAGCTCTGGCCGGTGCTGGGTCTCTACGGCCTCGTCGCGCTGGTCGCACTCTGGCTGATCGGGCCGTTCCTGTGGCTGTTCATCAGCAGCATCAGCGAGCAGCGCGACCTGCTTGCCCGGCCGATGCCGCTCTTCCCGCCGAATCCGAGCTTTGCCAACTACGCCAAGATCTTCGGGCTGGTCGAATTCCACGCCCAGCACCAGTCGGCGCAGATCCTGCCCTCGCTCGGCAACAGCGTCGTGGTCACGCTGATCGTCACCGCGCTTAACATCGTGCTCGGGAGCGGCGCCGGCTACGCCTATGCGCGCTTCCAGCACCCCGTGATGAAGATCACGCTCTACGCCATCCTGTTCACCCGCATGCTGCCGGTGGTCGTGCTGATGCCGGCGCTGTTCCTGATCATGCGCCAGCTCGGCCTGCAGAACACGCTGAGCGGGCTCGTTCTGGCCTATTGCTCCTTCACCTTCCCCTTCACGATCTGGATCCTGAAATCCTATTTCGAGACCATCCCGCGCGAGCTCGAGGAGAGCGCGCTGGTCGATGGCTGCTCGCGGCTGCAGGCCTTCGTGAAGGTGATCCTGCCGATCTCGGGACCCGGCCTCGTCGCCGCCGGCGCCTTCACCTTCGTGCTGTGCTGGAACGAGTTCCTGGTGGCGCAGGTGCTGAACTCGAAACCGGGCACCACGACCTTGCCGCCGACCGTCGCCGGCATGCTCGGCCAGGCCAATATCGACTACTCGGTGATCGCGGCGTCGGGCTTCCTCTCGGCCATTCCGGCAGTGATCCTCGCCCTCGTTTTCCAACGCTACATGGTCCAGGGGCTCACCGCCGGGTCGGTGAAGGGCTGA
- a CDS encoding aldehyde dehydrogenase family protein produces the protein MTIVPRQPDMHLAFLEGGPKKLLIDGRWVDAASGKTFETLDPSTGQVLARVAEGDRQDIDAAVAAARRAFDGPWRKFKPYDRQQVILKLADLVDKHFDELSLIDTLDMGAPISRTRASRRRLLGLLRYYAGMATALHGETVDNSMPGEFVTYTLKEPVGVVGAITPWNGPLVSWIWKIGPVLATGCTTVLKPAEESPLSALRMGELLLEAGLPDGVVNIVTGFGETAGAALAGHPDVDKIAFTGSFETGQKIVQASVGNLKRVTLELGGKSPDIVFADVDLDLAVPGAAMGCFGNSGQVCSAGTRLFVEDKIYDEFMERVAAFSRTLKVGNSLDPEVQIGPLVSEQQLSRVSSYLDIGQQEGAKLLSGGRRLTEDELASGYFIPPTVFAGVRDEMRIAQEEIFGPVVSSLPFSDLEEVARRANNTMYGLGSGVWTNDVRKAHYLAKAIRAGSVWINCYQMMDPAMPFGGYKRSGYGRESGMQQFNDYLNVKSVWLRTA, from the coding sequence ATGACGATCGTGCCAAGGCAACCCGACATGCACCTCGCCTTCCTTGAAGGCGGACCGAAGAAACTGCTGATCGATGGACGCTGGGTCGATGCCGCCTCCGGCAAGACCTTCGAGACCCTCGACCCATCGACCGGCCAGGTACTGGCGCGCGTCGCCGAGGGCGATCGGCAGGACATCGATGCGGCGGTCGCGGCGGCGCGGCGCGCCTTCGACGGCCCCTGGCGCAAGTTCAAGCCCTATGACCGCCAGCAGGTCATCCTCAAGCTCGCCGACCTCGTCGACAAGCATTTCGACGAGCTCTCGCTGATCGACACGCTCGACATGGGCGCCCCGATCAGCCGCACGCGCGCCTCGCGCCGGCGCCTGCTCGGCCTGCTGCGCTATTATGCCGGCATGGCAACGGCGTTGCATGGCGAGACCGTCGACAACTCCATGCCTGGCGAGTTCGTCACCTATACGCTGAAGGAGCCGGTCGGCGTCGTCGGCGCGATCACGCCGTGGAACGGCCCGCTGGTCTCCTGGATCTGGAAGATCGGCCCGGTCCTCGCCACCGGCTGCACCACCGTGCTGAAGCCGGCTGAAGAGTCGCCGCTCTCGGCCCTGCGCATGGGCGAGCTCCTGCTCGAAGCCGGCCTGCCCGATGGCGTCGTCAACATCGTCACCGGCTTCGGCGAGACTGCGGGGGCGGCGCTCGCCGGCCATCCCGACGTCGACAAGATCGCCTTCACCGGCTCCTTCGAGACCGGGCAGAAGATCGTCCAGGCCTCGGTCGGCAACCTCAAGCGCGTGACGCTTGAGCTCGGCGGCAAGTCGCCCGATATCGTCTTCGCCGATGTCGATCTCGACCTCGCCGTGCCCGGCGCCGCCATGGGCTGCTTCGGCAATTCCGGCCAGGTCTGCAGCGCCGGCACCCGCCTCTTCGTCGAGGACAAGATCTATGACGAGTTCATGGAGCGCGTCGCCGCCTTCAGCCGGACACTGAAGGTCGGCAACAGCCTCGACCCCGAGGTCCAGATCGGGCCGTTAGTCTCCGAACAGCAGCTCAGCCGCGTTTCCAGCTATCTCGACATCGGCCAGCAGGAGGGCGCCAAGCTGCTTTCCGGCGGGCGCCGGCTGACCGAGGACGAGCTCGCCAGCGGCTATTTCATCCCGCCGACCGTCTTCGCCGGCGTCCGCGACGAGATGCGGATCGCGCAGGAGGAGATCTTCGGGCCGGTGGTGTCGAGCCTGCCCTTCAGCGATCTGGAGGAAGTCGCACGGCGCGCCAACAATACCATGTACGGGCTCGGCAGCGGTGTCTGGACCAATGACGTGCGCAAGGCCCACTATCTCGCCAAGGCGATCCGCGCCGGCTCGGTCTGGATCAACTGCTACCAGATGATGGATCCGGCGATGCCCTTCGGCGGCTACAAGCGCAGCGGCTACGGCCGCGAATCCGGCATGCAGCAGTTCAACGACTATCTGAACGTGAAGTCGGTCTGGCTGCGGACCGCCTGA